A region of Granulibacter bethesdensis DNA encodes the following proteins:
- a CDS encoding protein-disulfide reductase DsbD, producing the protein MRFLLSVLGVCLSLLGVHSPAYALESAPVSSNHATVTLLSDADNYASGHPFRLGLQFRMAPGWHIYGKDPGDSGLPPELTFTLPSGVTAGPIDWPPTRQLKEGPLTVNAYQGTVVLPVMIDPHGAHGPIEIDLHANWLICQTLCVPEEGRFHLTLPEGQGGKSSSASTVSGQVSQASDTSSDTSSLPMVLLFAVLGGLILNLMPCVFPVLAMKALALARLGSGERAAVRSHAVAYTVGVLLAFLVLGVVAIGLRHAGTAVGWGFQFASPVFVTGMAWLLMGVGLNLSGVYQIGARMVGTGHTLSSRDGLSGSFFTGLLAVVVATPCTAPFMGVALAVALNAPAVTMLAILLAMGLGLALPYMLVAVFPQLVAAMPKPGRWMEVLKQALAFPVYASVCWLVWVIAQEAGANGVLIVGEGLTAIAFAAWVWGIAQFGSGMRSLVGRGLAVLAIAVSLLLLQRLHQASALSVVDVAGSTMAERQGAEPFSRARLEALRAEGKPVFVNLTAAWCVTCLVNEQVALSNQTVREAFRNGGVAYLLGDWTRQDRKLTAFLRDHGRDGVPLYLFYPAGGGDPVTLPQILTPEIVINAITAR; encoded by the coding sequence ATGCGCTTTCTTCTGTCTGTGCTGGGTGTCTGTCTGTCGCTGCTCGGTGTGCATTCTCCGGCTTATGCGCTGGAAAGCGCGCCGGTCAGCAGCAATCATGCGACGGTGACGCTGCTGAGCGATGCGGACAACTATGCGTCCGGTCATCCATTTAGACTCGGGCTGCAATTCAGGATGGCTCCGGGCTGGCATATCTATGGCAAGGATCCCGGCGATTCGGGACTGCCGCCGGAGCTGACCTTTACCCTGCCATCCGGGGTCACGGCCGGCCCTATCGACTGGCCGCCGACCAGGCAGTTGAAAGAAGGCCCGCTGACGGTCAACGCCTATCAGGGAACGGTCGTGCTGCCGGTCATGATCGATCCGCACGGAGCGCATGGTCCGATCGAGATCGATCTGCATGCGAACTGGCTGATCTGTCAGACACTCTGTGTGCCGGAGGAAGGTCGTTTTCATCTGACCTTACCGGAGGGTCAGGGAGGGAAAAGCTCTTCTGCCAGCACCGTTTCCGGACAGGTATCGCAGGCCAGTGATACATCCTCTGATACATCCTCCCTGCCGATGGTGCTGTTGTTCGCGGTGCTGGGCGGTCTGATCCTCAATCTGATGCCCTGTGTCTTTCCGGTGCTGGCCATGAAGGCGCTGGCGCTGGCCCGCCTCGGCAGTGGTGAGAGAGCCGCCGTACGCAGCCATGCTGTGGCTTATACGGTGGGTGTCCTGCTGGCTTTTCTGGTGCTGGGGGTGGTGGCGATCGGGCTGCGCCATGCCGGGACGGCGGTAGGGTGGGGATTCCAGTTCGCCTCACCTGTTTTCGTGACGGGAATGGCGTGGCTGCTGATGGGGGTGGGGCTGAACCTGTCCGGGGTTTACCAGATTGGCGCCAGGATGGTTGGCACAGGCCATACGCTGAGCAGCCGGGATGGCCTGTCCGGCAGTTTCTTTACCGGCCTGCTGGCGGTTGTGGTGGCCACGCCCTGCACGGCTCCATTCATGGGGGTGGCGCTGGCTGTGGCGTTGAACGCGCCGGCTGTGACCATGCTGGCGATCCTGCTGGCCATGGGGCTGGGGCTGGCCCTGCCTTACATGCTGGTGGCGGTTTTTCCACAACTGGTTGCCGCCATGCCCAAGCCCGGTCGTTGGATGGAGGTTTTGAAGCAGGCGCTGGCTTTCCCGGTCTATGCCTCGGTCTGCTGGCTGGTCTGGGTGATCGCGCAGGAAGCCGGGGCCAATGGGGTGCTGATTGTGGGGGAAGGGCTGACGGCCATTGCTTTTGCTGCCTGGGTCTGGGGGATCGCACAATTCGGGAGTGGCATGCGCAGCCTGGTCGGACGCGGGCTGGCGGTGCTGGCGATTGCAGTCAGCCTGCTGCTGTTGCAACGCCTGCATCAGGCGTCTGCATTGAGTGTGGTGGATGTGGCCGGCAGCACGATGGCAGAGCGGCAGGGGGCCGAGCCTTTCTCAAGGGCGCGCCTGGAGGCATTGCGGGCGGAAGGGAAACCCGTTTTCGTCAACCTGACCGCCGCATGGTGCGTCACCTGTCTGGTGAACGAACAGGTGGCTCTCAGTAACCAGACGGTCAGGGAGGCGTTCCGGAACGGCGGTGTTGCCTACCTGCTGGGTGACTGGACCCGGCAGGACCGTAAATTGACGGCGTTTCTGCGCGACCATGGGCGCGATGGTGTGCCGCTTTATCTGTTCTATCCGGCCGGTGGGGGGGATCCTGTGACCCTTCCGCAGATTCTGACGCCGGAAATCGTCATCAACGCTATCACGGCGCGGTAA
- the hrpB gene encoding ATP-dependent helicase HrpB yields the protein MSVSDLPVKHVLPALRETLIRGNAVLVAPPGAGKTTTVPLFLLSEDGPFRRMVMLEPRRLAARAAAARMASLIGQKPGELVGYRTRTDSAVSAATRIEVVTEGLLVRRLQSDPGLEGVDLVILDEIHERSLDADIALAFCLDLQRALRPELRLLAMSATADGARLSALMQADIVESAGQAHPVVITHSIRDLTHPRDIPDATARAVRAALSDHQGDLLAFLPGMGEIRRVQSMLDGCGATVLPLHGDLPPAEQDRALRPLENGGRRVVLATSIAETSLTVPGVRIVVDSGWRRAPRLDTATGLTRLATLRISRAAAAQRAGRAGREAPGVAIRLWSQAMERGMAPFDRPEILEAELSGLVLDCAGWGAQPSDLPFPDAPPDGAVAAARSLLGDLGALDAEGRITEAGRQMARIGAHPRLAAMMLAARTPQERLLAADIAALLEERDPFRSPDAPADLRLRLEALRHDDPAADRGALVRIRQTAAQYRRRLKTTSPASAEASEAGPDAVARLIVAAFPDRVAQARGEAGSFRFSGGGGAKVTANDPLARSRLLAVASLEVKTAPRIRLAVPVEVDTLRDLAHETTETTHDSTSGAVYIRRKLRLGALVLEDRLEKADPAAHPGASDAMAQTAFAALVWSDTARQLRARVELMRALEPEQGWPDWSDDALAATAPDWLGAWLGQGVKPASLDVAAMLRAALSWQLAQRLDKEMPTHLSLAGNARAGVDYMQPVPVASARAQAFYGLQRTPQLAGGRIPLRLALLSPAGRPVAITADLAGFWRGGWADVRRDMRGRYPRHRWPENPAEG from the coding sequence ATGAGCGTCTCCGATCTTCCGGTCAAACATGTCCTGCCCGCCTTGCGGGAAACCCTGATCCGGGGCAACGCGGTTCTGGTCGCACCGCCGGGTGCAGGCAAGACCACGACTGTTCCGCTGTTTCTGCTCAGCGAGGACGGCCCTTTCCGGCGCATGGTGATGCTGGAGCCACGTCGTCTGGCCGCCCGTGCCGCTGCTGCACGCATGGCGTCACTGATCGGGCAGAAACCGGGAGAGCTGGTCGGCTACCGCACACGGACCGACAGCGCCGTCTCCGCTGCCACCCGGATCGAGGTGGTCACAGAAGGGCTGCTGGTGCGCCGTCTGCAATCCGATCCGGGGCTGGAAGGGGTGGATCTGGTCATCCTCGACGAAATCCACGAACGCAGTCTGGATGCGGATATCGCCCTTGCCTTCTGTCTGGACCTGCAACGCGCCTTGCGGCCTGAATTGCGGCTGCTGGCCATGTCTGCCACTGCGGATGGCGCACGTCTCTCCGCCCTGATGCAGGCCGACATCGTCGAAAGCGCCGGACAGGCCCATCCGGTCGTCATCACCCACAGCATCCGTGACCTGACCCATCCGCGTGACATTCCCGATGCAACCGCCCGTGCGGTCAGGGCGGCCCTGTCCGATCATCAGGGTGACCTGCTGGCCTTCCTGCCGGGTATGGGGGAAATCCGCCGCGTGCAATCCATGTTGGATGGATGCGGAGCCACCGTGCTGCCGCTGCATGGCGATCTGCCACCCGCCGAGCAGGATCGCGCCCTTCGTCCACTGGAAAATGGGGGGCGGCGCGTCGTGCTGGCGACCTCCATTGCCGAAACCTCCCTCACTGTTCCGGGTGTGCGGATCGTGGTGGATAGCGGCTGGCGTCGTGCGCCGCGTCTCGACACTGCAACCGGGCTGACCCGGCTGGCAACCCTGCGCATCAGCCGTGCCGCCGCCGCCCAGCGAGCCGGACGCGCCGGTCGTGAAGCGCCGGGTGTCGCGATCCGGCTATGGAGTCAGGCAATGGAGCGGGGCATGGCCCCTTTCGACCGGCCTGAAATTCTGGAGGCCGAACTGTCCGGGCTGGTGCTGGACTGCGCGGGCTGGGGCGCACAACCCTCTGACCTGCCGTTTCCCGATGCTCCGCCTGATGGAGCAGTGGCGGCGGCCCGGTCACTGTTGGGCGATCTCGGAGCCCTCGATGCTGAAGGCCGCATCACGGAAGCGGGCCGGCAGATGGCCCGGATCGGCGCCCATCCCAGACTGGCTGCCATGATGCTGGCTGCCCGCACCCCTCAGGAGCGCTTGCTGGCCGCCGATATTGCCGCCCTGCTGGAGGAACGGGACCCGTTCCGCAGCCCGGATGCCCCCGCCGACCTCAGGCTGCGACTGGAAGCCCTGCGCCATGACGATCCCGCGGCCGATCGCGGGGCGCTGGTCCGTATCCGCCAGACGGCAGCCCAGTATCGGCGCCGTCTGAAAACCACCAGCCCCGCTTCGGCTGAGGCCAGCGAGGCAGGGCCTGATGCGGTGGCCCGGCTGATTGTGGCCGCTTTCCCGGACCGGGTCGCACAGGCACGGGGAGAGGCAGGCAGTTTCCGTTTCTCCGGCGGAGGCGGAGCCAAAGTGACCGCGAATGATCCACTGGCCCGATCCCGATTACTTGCTGTCGCCTCGCTGGAAGTGAAAACAGCACCGCGTATCCGGCTGGCCGTGCCGGTAGAGGTCGATACCCTGCGCGACCTTGCTCATGAAACGACCGAGACGACGCATGATTCCACCAGCGGCGCGGTCTATATCCGCCGCAAGCTGCGCCTGGGCGCGCTGGTGCTGGAAGACCGTCTGGAGAAAGCCGATCCTGCCGCCCATCCCGGCGCCTCCGACGCCATGGCTCAGACGGCCTTCGCCGCTCTGGTCTGGAGCGATACCGCCCGCCAGCTACGCGCCAGGGTGGAGCTGATGCGCGCATTGGAGCCGGAGCAGGGCTGGCCGGACTGGTCCGATGATGCTCTGGCCGCCACCGCACCGGACTGGCTTGGCGCATGGCTGGGACAAGGCGTTAAACCGGCCTCCCTTGATGTAGCCGCCATGCTGCGTGCCGCCCTGTCATGGCAACTGGCCCAGCGTCTGGACAAGGAGATGCCCACCCATCTTTCCCTGGCCGGGAATGCCCGTGCAGGCGTGGATTATATGCAGCCCGTACCAGTTGCCTCCGCCCGGGCGCAGGCTTTTTACGGGTTGCAGCGCACGCCGCAACTGGCCGGCGGACGTATTCCGCTGCGACTGGCATTGCTGTCCCCTGCCGGAAGGCCGGTGGCCATTACCGCCGATCTCGCCGGTTTCTGGCGGGGAGGCTGGGCCGATGTCCGCCGCGACATGCGCGGACGCTATCCCCGGCATCGCTGGCCGGAAAATCCGGCAGAAGGATGA
- a CDS encoding NifU family protein has translation MFIETEGTPNPATLKFLPGRDVMPGGTADFASPATAQRSPLALALFELPGVARVFLGTDFVTVTKSSDVEWPELKPQVLAALMDHFVTGRPVLDDTPSDVMEEDIRPEDREIVDQIKELLDTRVRPAVAGDGGDIVFRGYRDGVVLLHMQGACSGCPSSRATLKHGIENMLRHYVPEVLAVEQVEA, from the coding sequence ATGTTCATCGAAACCGAGGGCACGCCCAATCCCGCCACCCTGAAATTCCTGCCCGGTCGGGATGTGATGCCGGGTGGAACGGCGGATTTCGCCTCCCCTGCCACCGCCCAGCGCAGCCCGCTGGCGCTGGCGCTGTTTGAACTGCCGGGTGTCGCGCGCGTCTTTCTCGGCACAGATTTCGTCACCGTGACCAAGTCCTCCGATGTCGAATGGCCGGAGCTGAAGCCGCAGGTGCTGGCCGCGCTGATGGATCATTTCGTCACAGGCCGTCCGGTGCTGGACGATACCCCCTCCGACGTGATGGAGGAGGATATCCGCCCGGAAGATCGTGAAATCGTCGATCAGATCAAGGAATTGCTGGATACCCGCGTCCGCCCGGCCGTGGCCGGAGATGGCGGGGATATCGTATTCCGCGGCTATCGCGACGGCGTGGTCCTGCTGCATATGCAGGGCGCATGCAGCGGCTGCCCCTCCTCCCGCGCGACACTCAAGCACGGGATCGAGAACATGCTGCGGCATTACGTGCCGGAAGTTCTGGCCGTGGAGCAGGTGGAAGCCTGA
- a CDS encoding response regulator transcription factor, whose product MRILLVEDDKDVAGFIVKGLREAGHTVEHRDNGRDGLFMAASENFDAIVLDRMLPGGVDGLRLLETLRSQDVNTPVLFLSALSGVDERVKGLKAGGDDYLSKPFAFSELLARVEALTRRGKTDAPTTKLVVADLEMDLLSRSVKRGGQKIDLQPREFRLLEFLMRHADQVVTRTMLLEGVWDYHFDPQTNVIDVHVSRLRQKVDKPFTVSLIHTVRNAGYMLRADG is encoded by the coding sequence ATGCGCATTTTACTTGTTGAAGACGATAAGGACGTAGCCGGCTTCATCGTGAAAGGACTGCGCGAGGCAGGCCACACGGTAGAGCACCGGGATAACGGACGGGATGGGCTGTTCATGGCCGCCAGCGAGAATTTCGATGCCATCGTGCTTGATCGCATGCTGCCGGGCGGCGTCGATGGTCTGCGCCTGCTGGAAACCCTGCGCAGCCAGGACGTCAATACGCCGGTGCTGTTTCTCTCCGCGCTCAGCGGCGTGGATGAGAGGGTGAAAGGGTTGAAAGCGGGTGGCGATGACTACCTTTCCAAACCCTTCGCCTTTTCCGAGCTGCTGGCCCGCGTGGAAGCACTGACACGACGCGGCAAGACCGATGCCCCCACCACCAAGCTGGTGGTTGCAGACCTGGAAATGGATCTGCTGTCCCGCAGCGTAAAGCGCGGTGGCCAGAAAATAGACCTTCAGCCGCGGGAATTCCGCCTGCTGGAATTCCTGATGCGTCATGCCGATCAGGTCGTGACCCGCACCATGCTGCTGGAGGGCGTGTGGGACTATCATTTCGACCCTCAAACCAACGTGATCGACGTCCATGTCTCTCGCCTGCGGCAGAAAGTGGACAAGCCCTTTACCGTCAGCCTGATCCATACCGTGCGCAACGCTGGCTACATGCTCCGGGCGGATGGCTGA
- a CDS encoding trypsin-like peptidase domain-containing protein, which produces MLAAMLLSTSACQARTAPDSFAPLVKKIMPAVVNIAVTESLSPQEALAQMPPELKGTPFEKQFRDKLRGRREQVMGAGSGFILDPSGIIITNNHVVGHADRIIVSLSDGSELPARVLGIDDLTDIAVIKVNTSRPLPYVTWGDSRVVEVGDWILAAGNPFGLGGSVTAGIVSARGRDIGAGPFDDFLQLDAPINPGNSGGPTFNMAGQVVGLNTAIVSPTGGSVGIGFAIPAELAAHVVEILRSKGHIDRGWLGVAVEDSSQTDMAGVLIASVDRNGPAARSGLRAGDLVEAVNGAAVQSARSLIRAIAAIPPGSTARLTVQRQGRDIDIEITVGRRPAEHAG; this is translated from the coding sequence ATGCTGGCGGCAATGCTGCTGTCCACCAGCGCCTGTCAGGCCCGCACGGCACCGGACAGCTTTGCCCCGCTGGTCAAGAAAATCATGCCGGCCGTGGTGAATATTGCCGTTACCGAATCGCTCTCGCCACAGGAAGCACTGGCGCAGATGCCGCCAGAGCTGAAAGGCACGCCGTTCGAAAAGCAGTTTCGCGACAAACTGCGTGGACGGAGGGAACAGGTGATGGGGGCCGGCTCGGGCTTCATCCTTGATCCATCAGGCATTATCATCACCAATAACCATGTGGTCGGACATGCCGACCGCATCATCGTCTCCCTCTCCGACGGTTCGGAACTTCCGGCCCGTGTGCTGGGGATCGACGATCTGACCGATATTGCCGTCATCAAGGTGAATACCAGCCGCCCGCTGCCCTATGTCACATGGGGCGACAGCCGTGTGGTGGAGGTCGGAGACTGGATTCTCGCCGCAGGGAATCCTTTTGGGCTGGGCGGGTCCGTCACGGCGGGGATCGTATCCGCTCGCGGGCGTGACATCGGGGCAGGCCCGTTCGACGATTTCCTGCAGCTTGATGCGCCAATCAATCCCGGCAATTCCGGCGGCCCGACCTTCAATATGGCCGGGCAGGTGGTCGGGCTGAACACCGCCATCGTCTCCCCCACTGGCGGCTCCGTCGGAATCGGCTTCGCCATCCCTGCCGAACTGGCCGCCCATGTGGTGGAAATCCTGCGCAGCAAAGGACATATCGACCGCGGCTGGCTGGGGGTCGCCGTTGAGGATTCCAGCCAGACCGATATGGCAGGCGTGCTGATCGCCAGTGTCGACAGGAATGGACCGGCGGCGCGGAGTGGGCTTCGTGCCGGCGATCTGGTAGAGGCTGTCAACGGTGCTGCGGTACAGAGCGCCCGCAGTCTGATCCGCGCCATTGCAGCCATTCCCCCCGGCAGCACTGCCCGTCTGACAGTACAGCGTCAGGGACGTGACATCGACATTGAGATCACCGTCGGTCGCCGACCGGCAGAACATGCGGGCTGA
- a CDS encoding HAMP domain-containing sensor histidine kinase, whose amino-acid sequence MAEGAIPRRSLLRRWSLWLRAFRRNISLVPSASVRFAMLYAGLFAISALALAVFLWWTTAGLLNRQTETAILTDAQGLAERWNDGGLPALVQGIQERLSENLDDDAIYLLTDPEQRRIAGNLAHWPTQMNTTNTWFELSIQRAGTKSLARIRRFDLPSGFHLLVGRDVQARARLRDLLTGSLVWAMVVVIALSVAGAWVVRGLFRRSLADISSVAAAIGAGNLTRRVKLSGRGDEFDRLAETVNDMLDRIGRLMEGVKQVSNAIAHDLRTPIARVRARLEDALTHSEEDTKLAAAVERAITDLDGVTAIFHGLLRIAEIESGARRSAFASTDLQPIMADLCELYEPLAEEKNLLFVFDCPDPLPIFGDRSLLQQALANMLDNAIKFLPTGGTLHLSGWRNGADIFALVADNGPGIPEADRNRATERFFRGETARSTPGSGLGLALVQAVAQLHGGVLRLEDNNPGLRAVLILHAATPKALSDAEEADSSSTASGAIKLTGQSPVQTS is encoded by the coding sequence ATGGCTGAAGGGGCCATTCCCCGGCGGTCCCTGCTGCGCCGCTGGAGTCTGTGGTTGCGGGCATTCCGGCGCAATATCTCGCTGGTGCCCTCCGCCAGTGTGCGCTTCGCCATGCTCTATGCGGGGCTGTTCGCCATCAGCGCCCTGGCTCTGGCGGTTTTCCTCTGGTGGACCACGGCCGGTCTGCTGAATCGCCAGACCGAGACAGCCATTCTCACTGATGCACAGGGGCTGGCGGAGCGCTGGAACGATGGGGGTCTGCCGGCCCTTGTGCAGGGGATTCAGGAACGTCTCAGTGAAAATCTGGATGATGACGCGATCTATCTGCTGACTGATCCCGAGCAGAGGCGAATCGCCGGTAATCTGGCGCATTGGCCAACCCAGATGAACACGACCAATACCTGGTTCGAATTGTCGATCCAGCGGGCCGGAACCAAATCTCTGGCGCGTATCCGCCGCTTCGACCTGCCCAGCGGCTTTCATCTTCTGGTCGGGCGCGATGTACAGGCGCGGGCACGGCTGCGGGATCTGCTGACCGGGTCACTGGTCTGGGCCATGGTGGTCGTGATCGCCCTGAGCGTTGCGGGGGCTTGGGTGGTCAGGGGGCTGTTCCGGCGGTCACTGGCCGATATCTCCTCGGTTGCCGCCGCCATCGGGGCCGGGAACTTGACCCGCCGTGTCAAACTCTCCGGGCGGGGAGACGAATTTGATCGTCTGGCCGAAACCGTCAATGACATGCTGGACCGGATCGGCCGGCTGATGGAGGGCGTGAAGCAGGTCTCCAACGCCATCGCCCATGATCTGCGCACCCCCATTGCCCGGGTTCGCGCCCGTCTGGAAGATGCGCTGACCCATAGCGAGGAAGACACGAAACTGGCTGCCGCGGTCGAGCGCGCCATTACCGATCTGGATGGTGTCACGGCAATTTTTCACGGCCTGCTGCGGATCGCAGAAATTGAAAGCGGCGCGAGACGATCCGCTTTTGCCAGCACGGACCTTCAACCCATTATGGCCGATCTCTGTGAGCTGTACGAACCGCTGGCCGAAGAGAAAAACCTTCTGTTCGTGTTCGACTGCCCCGATCCGCTGCCGATTTTCGGTGATCGCAGCCTGCTGCAACAGGCTTTGGCGAATATGCTCGACAATGCCATCAAATTCCTTCCCACCGGCGGCACACTGCATCTGAGCGGCTGGCGTAATGGAGCAGATATTTTTGCACTGGTTGCAGATAACGGCCCCGGTATTCCGGAAGCCGACCGCAACCGGGCGACAGAGCGTTTTTTCCGCGGCGAAACCGCCCGCAGCACGCCCGGATCAGGTCTCGGTCTCGCTCTGGTGCAGGCGGTAGCCCAACTGCATGGGGGTGTCCTGCGACTTGAAGATAACAATCCGGGCCTGCGCGCGGTGCTCATCCTGCATGCCGCCACACCAAAGGCTCTATCGGATGCTGAAGAGGCCGATAGCTCTTCTACCGCCTCAGGAGCCATAAAGCTGACAGGACAGTCTCCTGTTCAGACATCATAA